In Gemmatimonadota bacterium, a single genomic region encodes these proteins:
- the pssA gene encoding CDP-diacylglycerol--serine O-phosphatidyltransferase, producing MRTPRPPRRETLQKGIIILPSAFTLCNLFFGLYAMIAASRGDLIWAGWCIVFAGTLDMLDGSVARFTRTGSRFGAELDSLVDAISFGVAPGFIIYEIFFADAQWAWILSFVYVTAVVVRLARFNIEQGGEAKRHFHGLPSPAAGGTLATYYPFSQTQFFQTYLSDLPWAQIMGVGMVLLGVLLVSHVPYAKVPKIGLRTTKGVLNTVFVLSMLFAALAVPRYFFFSVGILYLAWGLIKSVLLGLLDRIPSGDPLLDEEEDHFDDRAEVRTLEYPDFGGHHRRRTMEEEA from the coding sequence ATGAGAACGCCGCGCCCCCCGCGACGAGAGACGCTGCAGAAGGGGATCATCATCCTCCCGTCAGCGTTCACGCTCTGCAACCTCTTCTTCGGGCTCTACGCGATGATCGCTGCTTCTCGCGGCGATCTGATCTGGGCGGGGTGGTGCATCGTTTTCGCGGGCACGCTCGACATGCTGGACGGGAGCGTCGCCCGCTTCACCCGCACGGGGTCCCGCTTCGGCGCCGAGCTCGACTCTCTCGTCGATGCAATCTCGTTCGGGGTCGCGCCCGGCTTCATCATCTACGAGATCTTCTTCGCCGACGCGCAGTGGGCCTGGATTCTGTCGTTCGTCTACGTTACTGCTGTCGTCGTACGACTCGCGCGCTTCAACATCGAGCAGGGTGGGGAGGCGAAACGGCACTTCCACGGTCTCCCTTCGCCTGCGGCAGGGGGGACCCTCGCCACCTACTACCCGTTCAGCCAAACGCAGTTCTTCCAGACGTATCTGAGCGACCTTCCCTGGGCCCAGATCATGGGCGTGGGCATGGTCCTGCTCGGTGTGCTCCTGGTGAGCCACGTCCCATACGCCAAGGTGCCGAAGATCGGCCTCCGCACCACCAAGGGCGTGCTGAACACCGTTTTCGTGCTGAGCATGCTCTTCGCGGCGCTCGCCGTGCCCCGGTATTTCTTCTTCAGCGTGGGTATTCTCTACCTCGCCTGGGGCTTGATCAAGTCCGTTCTTCTCGGACTGCTCGATCGCATCCCCAGCGGCGACCCGCTGCTGGATGAAGAGGAAGACCACTTCGACGACCGTGCAGAGGTTCGCACGCTCGAATAT
- a CDS encoding phosphatidylserine decarboxylase family protein, with translation MSFAREGYPFVAIEVLLAGLAWVSVAAGIGGPWLRGIAGLLTVIFLFTLWFFRDPAPIVPADTSAVVAPGQGKIMSISEVDEPTFMGDTVRRITIFLSVFDVHVQRAPVSGLVGHRAYKPGKYLAAWNEKASADNEQSSIGIFTPHGKVLVRQIAGLIARRIVSDPSEGDEVVRGDRVGLIRFGSRVDLFIPLDWDVVSSVGDRVRVGSSVLARFPPEG, from the coding sequence GTGAGTTTCGCCCGCGAAGGCTACCCGTTCGTCGCAATCGAGGTGCTCTTGGCGGGCCTCGCTTGGGTCAGCGTCGCTGCGGGCATCGGTGGGCCATGGCTGCGAGGCATTGCCGGGCTACTCACGGTGATCTTCCTCTTCACACTTTGGTTCTTTCGGGACCCTGCGCCGATCGTCCCGGCCGACACCAGCGCCGTCGTGGCCCCTGGCCAGGGGAAAATCATGTCGATCTCGGAGGTCGACGAGCCGACGTTCATGGGCGATACCGTCCGCAGAATCACGATCTTTCTTTCTGTCTTCGACGTGCATGTGCAGCGCGCACCGGTGAGTGGTCTCGTCGGGCATCGGGCCTACAAGCCGGGCAAATATCTGGCCGCCTGGAATGAGAAGGCGTCGGCAGACAACGAACAGTCCTCAATCGGGATCTTCACGCCACACGGCAAGGTTCTGGTTCGGCAGATCGCCGGCCTGATCGCGCGCCGAATCGTTTCCGATCCGTCCGAAGGCGACGAGGTGGTACGCGGCGATCGCGTCGGTCTCATCCGCTTCGGCTCGCGCGTCGACCTCTTCATTCCCCTGGATTGGGACGTGGTCAGTTCCGTCGGCGACCGGGTTCGCGTAGGTTCGTCTGTGCTCGCCCGATTCCCCCCTGAAGGCTGA
- a CDS encoding phosphoribosylaminoimidazolesuccinocarboxamide synthase has protein sequence MSSEALSLDSGLDLPLLHRGKVRDVYEVDAHTLLMVASDRISAFDVILPQPIPHKGEVLTLVTAWWLEQLDDRIAHHLIAVDPDAIIARHPELATTRDTWARRAMLVTRTRPVLVECVVRGYITGSAWKEYQSSGSLANEPLPEGLRESQRLDPPIFSPATKAEQGEHDENITFGQAQELLGTELANRLRDLSLDIYGYGCGVAETCGIILADTKFEFGFDAAGELLLIDEVLTPDSSRFWPQESYAVGRGQPSLDKQPVREWLDELQDWDKSPPAPELPDTVVTSARDRYEDVFHRLTGIELADYQPPLFGTDR, from the coding sequence ATGTCTAGCGAAGCCTTGTCGCTGGACTCGGGACTCGACCTGCCGCTGCTCCACCGCGGCAAGGTGCGGGACGTCTATGAAGTCGACGCCCACACGCTGTTGATGGTCGCGAGTGATCGCATTTCGGCGTTCGACGTCATACTACCGCAGCCGATCCCGCATAAAGGTGAGGTGCTCACGCTCGTCACCGCGTGGTGGCTCGAGCAGCTTGACGACCGCATCGCGCACCACCTCATCGCGGTCGATCCCGACGCGATCATCGCACGTCATCCGGAGCTCGCCACGACCCGGGACACGTGGGCGCGGCGGGCGATGCTGGTGACCCGGACGCGACCGGTACTCGTAGAGTGCGTCGTGCGCGGCTACATCACCGGCTCGGCATGGAAGGAATACCAGAGCAGCGGCTCGCTGGCGAACGAGCCACTGCCGGAGGGTCTGCGGGAGAGCCAGCGGCTCGATCCGCCGATTTTCTCCCCAGCCACCAAAGCCGAGCAGGGCGAGCACGACGAGAACATCACGTTCGGTCAGGCACAGGAGCTGCTCGGCACGGAGCTGGCCAACCGGTTGCGCGACTTGTCGCTCGACATCTACGGATATGGCTGCGGTGTCGCGGAGACGTGCGGTATCATCCTCGCCGATACGAAGTTCGAGTTCGGCTTCGACGCCGCGGGAGAGCTGCTGCTCATCGATGAGGTGTTGACGCCAGATTCCTCGCGCTTCTGGCCCCAGGAGAGCTACGCGGTCGGTCGTGGACAGCCGTCGCTGGACAAGCAGCCCGTTCGCGAGTGGCTCGATGAATTGCAGGACTGGGACAAGAGCCCGCCGGCGCCGGAGCTGCCGGATACCGTCGTGACCTCGGCTCGCGATCGCTACGAAGACGTTTTCCACCGCCTGACCGGTATTGAGCTGGCCGACTACCAGCCACCGCTCTTCGGGACCGATCGGTGA